The following coding sequences lie in one Arachis ipaensis cultivar K30076 chromosome B03, Araip1.1, whole genome shotgun sequence genomic window:
- the LOC107630883 gene encoding pentatricopeptide repeat-containing protein At5g61800: MTKPNMNTTALAMIKQCRNIRQLQQVHAYTITTGALPLNPVTILNNILVTLTNLIANANTCSHSISSLTYALSLFHSIANPNTFSYNNLIRIHTLLSSPSSALYNFITLRRLSLAPDFHTFPFAFKACSLLPSSSSISIALSLHSQAFKFGFLANPFSLNALICVYSLHRRVHDAHKLFNESSHRDVVSYNAMVHGFVKIGETTRARELFDEMPERDSVSWGTMIAGYSNAKLCYEAIDLFNEMIGLGIRPDNIALVNVLSACAQTGELEQGRIVHDYITRNGIRIDSYLATGLVDLYAKCGCLEKARDAFESCNDKDVFTWNAMLIGLAIHGKGLTLLDYFSRMIAAGVKPDGITFLGVLVGCSHAGLVDEARKLFNDMESVYGVGREHKHYGCMADMLGRAGLLEEAVEMIKGMPSGGDVFAWGGLLGGCRIHGNVEVAKKAAQQIMKIKPEDGGVYSVMANIYAHTEQWDDLAKIRRSFGANRRAKKINGLSSVRLDDVN, encoded by the coding sequence ATGACGAAACCAAACATGAATACAACAGCATTAGCCATGATCAAGCAATGCAGAAACATAAGACAACTCCAGCAAGTCCACGCCTACACCATCACCACCGGAGCATTGCCCCTAAACCCCGTAACCATCCTCAACAACATCCTCGTCACGCTCACAAACTTAATCGCCAACGCCAACACTTGTTCCCATTCCATTTCTTCGTTAACCTACGCACTCTCCCTTTTCCACTCCATCGCAAACCCCAACACATTCTCTTACAACAACCTTATCAGAATCCACACCCTCCTCTCCTCCCCTTCCTCCGCCCTCTACAACTTCATCACCCTCCGCCGCCTCTCCCTCGCCCCTGACTTCCACACCTTCCCTTTTGCGTTCAAGGCATGTTCCCtcctcccttcttcttcttccatctcCATCGCCCTCTCGCTACACTCCCAGGCCTTCAAATTCGGCTTTCTTGCCAATCCTTTCTCCCTCAACGCCCTCATATGCGTTTACTCCCTCCATCGCCGCGTCCACGATGCCCACAAGCTGTTCAACGAGAGTTCTCACAGGGATGTTGTCTCTTATAATGCCATGGTTCATGGGTTCGTTAAAATTGGTGAGACTACGCGCGCGCGGGAACTGTTTGACGAAATGCCAGAACGAGATTCTGTTTCTTGGGGCACCATGATTGCCGGTTATAGCAACGCGAAGCTGTGTTATGAAGCCATTGATTTGTTTAATGAGATGATTGGATTGGGGATTAGGCCAGATAATATAGCTCTGGTAAATGTTCTCTCGGCTTGTGCTCAAACGGGAGAGTTGGAACAGGGTAGGATAGTGCATGATTACATTACAAGGAATGGGATTCGGATTGATTCGTATCTGGCCACTGGGTTGGTGGACCTGTATGCAAAGTGTGGCTGTCTTGAGAAGGCAAGGGATGCGTTCGAGTCATGCAATGATAAAGATGTGTTCACGTGGAATGCCATGCTTATTGGGCTTGCAATTCATGGTAAAGGTTTAACTTTGCTGGATTATTTCTCTAGGATGATTGCTGCAGGAGTTAAGCCTGATGGGATCACCTTCCTGGGTGTTTTGGTGGGGTGCAGCCATGCAGGTCTGGTTGATGAAGCAAGAAAGCTTTTCAATGACATGGAAAGTGTGTATGGGGTTGGTAGAGAGCACAAGCATTATGGGTGCATGGCTGATATGTTGGGGAGAGCAGGGTTGCTTGAAGAGGCTGTTGAGATGATAAAAGGGATGCCAAGTGGTGGAGATGTGTTTGCGTGGGGTGGGTTGCTGGGTGGGTGTAGGATCCATGGAAACGTTGAGGTTGCAAAAAAAGCAGCACAGCAAATCATGAAGATAAAGCCTGAGGATGGCGGGGTTTATTCTGTAATGGCTAATATTTATGCTCATACAGAGCAATGGGATGATTTAGCTAAAATTAGGCGATCATTCGGTGCCAACAGGAGGGCCAAGAAGATTAATGGCCTCAGTTCAGTCAGATTGGATGACGTAAACTAG